A DNA window from Aestuariispira ectoiniformans contains the following coding sequences:
- a CDS encoding MarR family winged helix-turn-helix transcriptional regulator has translation MEDRNDISTKLKAAQRNPLALDSQLCFSLYSTMHAFNKVYRRVLKELDLTYPQYLVMLVLWEQDEIRVSEVCDRLQLETTTVTPLLKRLEARGLLQRERSREDERQVIITLTGTGRAMKDKAKHVPLCMAEMVDCSLDEMVELQDRLAELRNSLKRNL, from the coding sequence ATGGAAGACAGAAACGACATATCCACCAAGCTGAAGGCCGCACAACGCAATCCGTTAGCCCTGGATTCACAGCTATGCTTTTCGCTCTATTCGACGATGCATGCCTTCAACAAAGTGTATCGCCGGGTCCTGAAGGAATTGGACCTGACCTATCCGCAGTATCTGGTCATGCTGGTTCTGTGGGAGCAGGATGAAATACGGGTCTCCGAGGTTTGCGATCGCCTTCAACTGGAGACTACGACAGTAACCCCGCTCCTGAAACGGCTGGAGGCTCGCGGACTGCTTCAACGGGAGCGATCCCGCGAAGACGAACGCCAGGTCATCATCACCCTGACCGGGACAGGGCGCGCCATGAAGGACAAGGCAAAACACGTCCCGCTTTGCATGGCAGAAATGGTAGATTGTTCGCTCGACGAAATGGTGGAATTGCAGGACCGCCTCGCCGAATTACGAAACAGCCTGAAACGAAACCTCTAA
- a CDS encoding organic hydroperoxide resistance protein, whose translation MSVENVLYKTSMQSSGGREGSSKAADGSLELTLSTPKELGGAGGNGTNPEQLFAAGYSACFLGAMKFVAGRDKLPISSETSVSATVGIGPIPTGFGIEVDLVVDVPGVDRDQAQELINRAHIVCPYSNATQGNIDVRLSLA comes from the coding sequence ATGTCTGTTGAAAACGTACTCTACAAAACCAGCATGCAATCCAGTGGTGGCCGCGAAGGCAGTTCGAAAGCCGCCGACGGCAGCCTCGAACTGACCCTTTCCACCCCGAAGGAACTGGGCGGGGCCGGTGGCAACGGCACCAACCCGGAACAGTTGTTCGCGGCCGGCTACAGCGCCTGTTTCCTCGGTGCGATGAAATTCGTCGCCGGGCGGGACAAGCTGCCGATTTCAAGCGAAACCTCTGTCTCCGCGACGGTTGGCATCGGGCCGATCCCCACCGGCTTTGGCATCGAGGTGGATCTGGTTGTCGATGTGCCGGGCGTCGACCGCGACCAGGCGCAGGAACTCATCAACCGCGCCCATATCGTCTGCCCCTATTCCAATGCAACGCAGGGCAATATCGACGTCCGCCTTTCGCTTGCCTGA
- the purD gene encoding phosphoribosylamine--glycine ligase, translating into MKVLVVGSGGREHALCWSLASSPLCDKLYCAPGNAGIADVAECVAIKAEDVDAIVAFAKDKSIDLVVIGPEAPLVLGLADKLADANIRAFGPSAAAAELEGSKGFMKDICAKYGIPTAAYARFTNAESAKAYIREQGAPIVVKTDGLAAGKGVTVAQTLDEALNAVDDAMLNGVFGDAGAEVVVEEFMAGEELSFFAFSDGKSVLPLASAQDHKAVYDGDKGPNTGGMGAYSPAPVCTPEIEQQVIDRCIQPLIDGMAKEGKPYRGVLFCGLMIDETGPRVVEYNVRFGDPECQVLMMRLKSDLLPVLVAACDDVLDTVDLRWHDQAALTVVMAAKGYPGSYEKNTVIENVEAAGADDDVTIFHAGTARADDGSLRATGGRVLNVTARGDTVTAAQARAYEAVDKISWEQGFCRRDIGWRAVEREQQK; encoded by the coding sequence ATGAAGGTCTTGGTGGTCGGCTCCGGTGGCCGTGAACATGCACTTTGCTGGTCCCTGGCATCCTCGCCGCTTTGCGACAAACTTTACTGCGCGCCGGGCAATGCGGGCATCGCCGATGTGGCGGAATGCGTGGCAATCAAGGCAGAAGATGTGGACGCCATCGTCGCCTTTGCGAAAGACAAGTCCATCGACCTGGTGGTGATCGGCCCGGAAGCACCGCTGGTACTGGGCCTCGCCGACAAGCTGGCCGACGCCAATATCCGGGCCTTTGGTCCCAGTGCAGCCGCTGCGGAACTGGAAGGGTCAAAAGGCTTCATGAAGGATATCTGTGCTAAATACGGCATCCCGACGGCGGCATACGCCCGCTTCACCAACGCGGAAAGCGCCAAGGCCTATATCCGTGAACAGGGTGCCCCCATCGTGGTGAAGACCGACGGTCTGGCTGCTGGCAAGGGCGTTACCGTTGCGCAGACCCTGGACGAGGCCCTGAACGCCGTTGACGACGCCATGCTGAACGGCGTCTTCGGCGATGCCGGGGCGGAAGTCGTGGTTGAGGAATTCATGGCGGGCGAAGAACTGTCCTTCTTCGCCTTCAGCGACGGCAAGAGCGTTCTGCCGCTGGCCTCCGCCCAGGACCACAAGGCGGTTTACGACGGCGACAAAGGCCCCAATACGGGCGGCATGGGGGCCTATTCCCCGGCACCGGTCTGCACCCCGGAAATCGAACAGCAGGTGATCGACCGTTGCATCCAGCCGCTGATCGACGGTATGGCCAAGGAAGGCAAACCCTATCGCGGGGTGCTGTTCTGCGGACTTATGATCGATGAGACCGGCCCGCGCGTCGTGGAATACAATGTCCGCTTCGGCGATCCGGAATGCCAGGTCCTGATGATGCGGTTGAAATCCGACCTGCTGCCGGTCCTGGTTGCGGCCTGCGATGATGTTCTCGACACGGTCGACCTGCGCTGGCACGATCAGGCGGCGTTGACTGTCGTCATGGCGGCCAAAGGATATCCCGGCTCTTACGAAAAAAACACGGTGATCGAGAATGTAGAGGCCGCCGGCGCGGATGACGATGTCACCATCTTCCACGCGGGAACCGCGCGCGCCGATGACGGCAGCCTGCGTGCCACCGGCGGCCGTGTACTGAATGTCACCGCCCGTGGCGACACTGTCACCGCGGCCCAGGCCCGTGCCTATGAGGCCGTGGACAAGATTTCCTGGGAACAGGGATTCTGCCGCCGCGACATCGGCTGGCGCGCCGTTGAACGGGAACAGCAGAAATAA
- a CDS encoding TldD/PmbA family protein: protein MDTESLLHDLIEKALKKGADAADAVAATATSIAHAQRLGKMEKLERSEAHDMGLRVIIGKRQAVVSSNDWKADALDQLVDQAIAMAKVVPEDPHIGLADPDQIFKGPFKDLDLYDEVEPSAETLIERAKAAEDAALGVEGITNSEGAEADWSRWDIRLAASNGFSGGYQNSRHGVGVSVLAGEGTGMESDYDFHSTVHGEDLEDPVQVGLRAARKAVEKLNPKKGATGQFPIIFDPRVANSIPRHLAGAINGASVARGTSFLKDKLHQQVMSSGITIVEDPHRIRGLASKPFDAEGLKNYAKNLVDEGNLTTWVLDLRTARQLGMESTGNASRGAGSPPSPSITNLYIEAGAITPHEMISDIKTGFYVTSLMGQGVNGITGDYSRGASGFWIENGEFAYPVNEMTIAGNLKDMFMHLTAANDLEFRYGTNAPTLRIDGMTIAGM, encoded by the coding sequence ATGGACACCGAATCCCTGCTTCACGACCTGATCGAAAAAGCCCTGAAAAAGGGTGCGGACGCAGCGGATGCGGTTGCGGCCACCGCCACCTCCATCGCCCATGCACAGCGCCTGGGCAAAATGGAAAAGCTGGAGCGGTCGGAAGCCCATGACATGGGATTGCGTGTCATCATCGGCAAACGCCAGGCCGTCGTCTCCTCCAACGACTGGAAAGCCGATGCCCTGGACCAGTTGGTAGACCAGGCCATCGCCATGGCGAAGGTTGTCCCGGAAGATCCTCATATCGGCCTGGCCGATCCTGACCAGATTTTCAAAGGCCCCTTCAAGGACCTGGATCTCTATGACGAAGTGGAGCCCAGCGCGGAAACTCTGATCGAACGCGCCAAGGCGGCAGAGGATGCGGCCCTTGGCGTTGAAGGCATCACCAATTCGGAAGGCGCTGAGGCGGACTGGAGCCGCTGGGACATTCGCCTCGCGGCCAGCAACGGTTTTTCCGGTGGCTACCAGAATTCCCGCCATGGGGTCGGCGTCTCCGTCCTCGCTGGCGAAGGCACCGGCATGGAAAGCGACTATGACTTCCATTCCACCGTCCACGGCGAAGACCTGGAAGACCCGGTCCAGGTCGGCCTGCGTGCGGCCCGCAAGGCCGTTGAAAAGCTGAACCCGAAAAAGGGCGCCACCGGTCAGTTCCCGATTATCTTCGACCCGCGTGTCGCCAATTCGATCCCCCGTCATCTGGCGGGCGCAATCAATGGCGCAAGCGTTGCCCGCGGCACCAGTTTCCTGAAAGACAAACTGCATCAACAGGTCATGTCTTCCGGCATTACCATTGTGGAAGACCCGCACCGCATTCGCGGTCTCGCCTCCAAGCCCTTCGACGCGGAAGGTCTTAAAAACTACGCCAAGAATCTGGTGGACGAAGGCAACCTCACGACCTGGGTTCTGGACCTGCGCACGGCCCGCCAGTTGGGCATGGAAAGCACAGGTAACGCCAGTCGCGGCGCGGGTTCCCCGCCGTCGCCGTCGATCACCAACCTCTATATCGAGGCCGGTGCGATCACGCCGCATGAAATGATCAGCGATATCAAAACCGGTTTTTATGTGACCAGCCTGATGGGCCAGGGCGTGAACGGCATCACTGGCGATTACAGCCGTGGCGCCTCCGGTTTCTGGATCGAAAACGGCGAATTTGCCTATCCCGTCAACGAGATGACCATTGCGGGCAACCTCAAAGACATGTTCATGCATCTGACCGCTGCCAACGACCTGGAATTCCGCTATGGCACCAACGCGCCGACCTTGCGGATCGATGGCATGACCATCGCGGGCATGTAG
- a CDS encoding DmpA family aminopeptidase, producing MNAPSHVGPAGRPRARGLGLPFTESCGVNNAITDVGGIEVGYTTLISGNGPLQVGQGPVRTGVTVIHPRGKERTFEPVWAGFSSFNGNGEMTGTHFIQEAGHFCGPVAITNTHSVGLAHHGLIRWMTSRNDFNPAKRSFLLPVAAETCDSHLNDINGLHLTEAHVIDAANNATGGPIEEGNVGGGTGMIAYEFKGGTGTASRIATIADGRSFTVGALVQANFGRRPDLTVCGVPIGQELTENPAFGTGRGSIIVIVATDAPLMPTALNRLARRAGLGMGRTGAYGSDGSGDIFLAFSTGNSVSDCGNDADLKADYLPQQEMDPLFKATVGAVEEAIINAMLAAETMVGRDDNTVVAMDHGALLDVMKRYNRVA from the coding sequence ATGAATGCGCCCAGCCATGTCGGCCCCGCCGGTCGCCCCCGTGCACGCGGCCTTGGCCTGCCCTTTACTGAAAGCTGCGGCGTGAACAATGCCATCACCGATGTTGGCGGGATCGAGGTCGGCTATACGACCCTGATCAGCGGCAACGGCCCGCTGCAGGTTGGACAGGGGCCGGTGCGCACCGGCGTCACCGTCATCCATCCGCGTGGCAAGGAGCGGACTTTCGAACCGGTCTGGGCCGGATTTTCCAGTTTCAACGGCAATGGGGAGATGACAGGAACCCATTTCATCCAGGAAGCCGGACATTTCTGCGGCCCTGTCGCCATCACCAACACCCACAGCGTCGGGCTGGCCCATCACGGGCTGATCCGATGGATGACCAGCCGCAACGACTTCAACCCGGCCAAGCGCAGTTTCCTGCTGCCGGTCGCGGCGGAGACCTGCGACAGCCATCTGAATGATATCAACGGGCTTCATCTGACCGAGGCCCATGTGATTGATGCCGCCAACAACGCCACCGGCGGCCCGATCGAAGAGGGCAATGTGGGCGGCGGCACCGGCATGATTGCCTATGAGTTCAAGGGAGGAACCGGCACGGCATCCCGGATTGCCACCATCGCAGATGGACGTTCCTTCACCGTTGGCGCCCTGGTGCAGGCGAATTTTGGCCGACGCCCGGACCTCACGGTTTGCGGCGTACCCATCGGACAGGAACTGACCGAAAACCCGGCATTTGGTACGGGACGGGGCTCCATCATCGTGATCGTGGCAACCGACGCCCCGCTGATGCCGACGGCGCTGAACCGGCTGGCGCGTCGGGCGGGCCTGGGCATGGGCCGCACCGGGGCCTATGGCAGCGACGGATCAGGAGATATCTTCCTCGCCTTTTCCACCGGCAACAGTGTTAGCGATTGTGGCAACGATGCGGACCTGAAGGCGGACTATCTGCCACAGCAGGAGATGGACCCGCTATTCAAGGCAACCGTCGGCGCCGTGGAAGAAGCCATCATCAACGCCATGCTGGCCGCCGAAACCATGGTCGGCCGCGACGACAACACAGTTGTCGCCATGGATCATGGTGCTTTGCTGGATGTGATGAAACGCTATAACCGCGTGGCCTAG
- a CDS encoding VOC family protein, with protein MQNTAIAGLDHSIIGVNDLEAAREAYEALGFCTSYRGRHIGWGTANYCIMFGPDYIELLGIVDPKEFTAGLEDFLKGGEGGLKIIPRSDDIETTRHHLVETGFDPQEVKDLGRALEMPEGDVIPRFKLVHLPPEKTPGLSTFICQHLTPDLVWRPEWMTHPNGAKAVHAYTILYDDPRSLAEVYERLFGYDCYCTEGRLIVETGGGKLVFCRQDCLTELHPGLVWNGRTGNGAIAVATIAVEDTDVTAKVFKENGIAYSRRTDGSLLVQPELACGIALCFQAI; from the coding sequence ATGCAGAACACGGCAATTGCCGGACTTGATCACAGTATTATCGGCGTAAATGACCTGGAGGCCGCGCGCGAGGCCTATGAGGCCTTGGGCTTTTGCACCAGTTATCGCGGGCGGCATATTGGCTGGGGAACGGCCAACTACTGCATCATGTTCGGCCCGGACTATATTGAGCTTCTCGGGATCGTTGACCCGAAGGAGTTTACGGCCGGTCTGGAGGACTTCCTCAAGGGCGGGGAGGGCGGTCTTAAAATCATCCCACGCAGCGATGATATCGAGACCACCCGGCATCATCTCGTTGAAACCGGTTTTGACCCGCAGGAGGTCAAGGATCTGGGGCGTGCCCTGGAAATGCCTGAGGGCGATGTTATACCCCGGTTCAAGCTGGTCCATCTGCCGCCGGAAAAGACACCCGGCCTGTCCACCTTCATCTGCCAGCATCTGACGCCGGACCTTGTCTGGCGGCCCGAATGGATGACCCATCCGAATGGCGCCAAGGCGGTGCATGCCTATACCATTCTCTACGATGATCCGCGATCACTGGCAGAGGTCTACGAGCGTCTGTTTGGCTATGACTGCTATTGTACAGAGGGGCGGCTGATCGTTGAAACCGGTGGCGGAAAGCTGGTTTTCTGTCGTCAGGACTGTCTGACGGAACTGCATCCGGGGCTGGTCTGGAACGGGCGGACCGGCAATGGTGCGATTGCCGTTGCGACAATCGCGGTAGAGGACACAGACGTCACGGCCAAGGTCTTCAAGGAAAACGGCATTGCCTATTCCCGGCGCACGGATGGATCGCTGCTGGTCCAGCCGGAACTGGCCTGCGGCATTGCTCTTTGTTTCCAGGCGATCTAG
- the rarD gene encoding EamA family transporter RarD, which translates to MTDSANVTADDKQATTGLLFGLLAFGIWALFPLYWHELDNVDPFQVLAHRALWTVPVCALVLIFRGQLLRTFSALKQPKTVLLLVLSTTLISVNWGTYIWSVSNDQILQASMGYYLNPLVNVLAGLTVFGERLRKGQWVAVGLAIAGVSYAAWAYGSVPWIGLILAFSFGSYGAVRKLVPVDAVPGLFVETLLTLPVALGYLLWLEHQGLGVFLKLGFKTDFFLVAAGFVTAIPLFCYVAAAKRLPISTVGMLFYLTPTGLFLLAAFLYGEPVSQGDLVTFGFIWAALAVFTLERRHHARRRRVTAI; encoded by the coding sequence ATGACTGATAGCGCAAATGTAACTGCAGACGACAAGCAAGCAACCACAGGTTTGCTTTTTGGCCTCCTGGCATTCGGCATCTGGGCCCTGTTCCCGCTGTATTGGCATGAACTGGACAATGTCGATCCGTTTCAGGTGCTGGCCCATCGTGCCTTGTGGACGGTGCCCGTCTGCGCGCTGGTGCTGATTTTCCGTGGGCAGTTGCTGCGGACTTTCTCCGCCCTGAAACAACCCAAGACCGTCCTGCTGCTAGTCCTGAGTACCACGCTGATCAGTGTGAACTGGGGGACTTATATCTGGTCTGTCAGCAATGACCAGATTTTGCAGGCAAGCATGGGCTACTACCTGAACCCCCTGGTGAATGTGCTGGCGGGCCTGACGGTATTCGGTGAACGTTTACGCAAGGGCCAGTGGGTGGCTGTGGGTCTGGCAATCGCCGGGGTATCCTACGCCGCCTGGGCTTATGGCAGTGTGCCGTGGATCGGTTTGATCCTGGCGTTCAGTTTCGGCAGCTACGGTGCGGTGCGCAAACTGGTTCCGGTGGATGCGGTGCCCGGGCTGTTTGTGGAAACCCTGCTGACCCTGCCGGTCGCGCTGGGGTATCTTCTGTGGTTGGAACATCAGGGGCTGGGCGTCTTCCTGAAGCTTGGCTTCAAGACGGATTTCTTCCTGGTTGCCGCCGGTTTTGTAACTGCCATCCCGCTGTTCTGTTATGTGGCGGCGGCAAAGCGTTTGCCGATTTCAACCGTCGGCATGCTGTTTTACCTGACGCCGACAGGCTTGTTTTTGCTGGCGGCCTTTCTGTATGGTGAACCGGTAAGTCAGGGCGACCTTGTTACTTTCGGCTTTATCTGGGCTGCCCTGGCCGTCTTCACGCTGGAGCGTCGCCATCATGCGCGGCGGCGGCGTGTTACCGCCATCTGA
- a CDS encoding S8 family peptidase: MSKFTSIFAAIVLAVAPGLAFGDDFDALMSQASGGDTVDVLITSWQPVTGEINPEDLDSVVTGAIDVEAEHRALMRQIEAAGGKASVLRDYKHLRVNSLRVDAKALKAAKAFGGGQNVYADELKVISLKDTAGFVGATDYWTKGRRGTGQVVAVLDTGIDTSHPFLAGKVMREACFSMTNCPNGETEMIGPGAARPVHFHGTHVAGIIAGENGKFSGMAPGAKIIGINVFSKSGDKMGARDRDIIAGLDYLLGLMIDDGIEIAAVNMSLGGGPYYKSPCNDSIYEVASRLFLSRGSALVIASGNEGHKNGLPSPACAGSAFSVGAIDKHGAVAAFSNSASYLDILAPGVGIVSSVSIPGKTGYMELDGTSMAAPHVTGAVALMREAYPRMNINQLLQRLKSREVITDPANGVAVSRLQLKHASDAVVEKPEPEIVEDAPKPPVAEKTEPPKKPVPAKPEPMKKKQPKPTGVISIGGDTLPGDGDGAIGGDSGTTAITQ; this comes from the coding sequence ATGTCTAAATTCACAAGTATTTTTGCTGCCATTGTCCTGGCCGTGGCACCGGGGTTGGCTTTCGGTGATGACTTTGATGCCTTGATGAGCCAGGCATCGGGGGGTGACACCGTGGATGTGCTGATAACATCCTGGCAGCCGGTCACGGGGGAGATTAACCCGGAAGACCTGGACAGTGTGGTCACCGGCGCAATCGACGTTGAGGCCGAACATCGTGCCCTGATGCGCCAGATAGAGGCGGCAGGCGGCAAGGCATCGGTCCTGCGGGACTATAAACATCTGCGGGTGAATTCGTTACGTGTGGATGCCAAGGCGCTTAAGGCAGCCAAGGCCTTTGGTGGGGGGCAGAATGTCTATGCTGATGAATTGAAGGTCATCTCCCTGAAAGATACAGCCGGATTTGTCGGCGCGACCGATTATTGGACGAAGGGGCGGCGCGGCACCGGCCAGGTGGTGGCGGTTCTCGATACCGGCATTGATACCAGTCACCCTTTCCTGGCGGGCAAGGTTATGCGTGAGGCCTGCTTTTCCATGACGAACTGTCCCAATGGCGAGACGGAGATGATCGGCCCCGGCGCGGCAAGGCCCGTCCATTTTCACGGCACGCATGTGGCCGGGATTATCGCCGGAGAGAACGGAAAATTCAGTGGCATGGCACCGGGCGCAAAGATCATCGGCATCAATGTTTTCAGCAAGTCCGGTGACAAGATGGGCGCGCGCGACCGGGATATCATCGCAGGTCTCGATTATCTCCTCGGATTGATGATTGATGACGGTATTGAGATCGCCGCGGTCAATATGAGCCTGGGTGGCGGTCCTTATTACAAGTCTCCCTGCAACGACAGTATTTATGAAGTGGCTTCCCGGCTTTTCCTGAGCCGTGGGTCGGCTCTTGTGATCGCGTCGGGCAATGAGGGGCATAAGAATGGCCTGCCGTCACCCGCCTGCGCCGGAAGTGCTTTCAGTGTTGGCGCGATCGATAAACATGGTGCCGTGGCGGCGTTCAGCAACAGCGCGTCCTACCTGGATATCCTGGCACCGGGTGTCGGCATCGTGTCATCCGTCAGTATCCCCGGCAAAACCGGATATATGGAGCTTGACGGGACGTCGATGGCGGCACCGCATGTCACCGGGGCTGTCGCGCTTATGCGGGAAGCCTATCCCCGGATGAACATAAATCAGCTTTTGCAGCGCTTGAAATCCCGTGAGGTGATCACCGACCCGGCCAATGGTGTGGCGGTTTCCAGGTTGCAGTTGAAGCATGCTTCGGATGCTGTCGTTGAAAAGCCTGAACCGGAAATAGTGGAGGATGCGCCAAAGCCGCCGGTTGCCGAAAAGACCGAGCCGCCGAAAAAGCCCGTCCCGGCCAAACCGGAACCGATGAAAAAGAAACAACCGAAACCGACCGGCGTGATCAGCATCGGCGGGGATACGCTGCCGGGGGATGGCGATGGCGCGATCGGCGGCGACAGCGGCACGACCGCGATTACGCAGTGA
- a CDS encoding fumarate hydratase produces MTAKPEDGLFPLGEDDTPYRKLTGDYVSTTQFDGQEILKVDPEGLRLLCEQAFMDINHLLRPGHLQQLRNILDDEDASPNDHFVALDLLKNANIAAGGVLPMCQDTGTAIIMGKKGRKVWTDGTDQTALGQGVLDAYEKKNLRYSQVSPVSMFEETNTRNNLPAQIDLYAEGEDAYKFLFVAKGGGSANKTYLHQATPSLLEKERMVQFLDEKIRTLGTAACPPYHLAIVIGGTSAELNLKTVKLASCRYLDNLPTEGGDKGQAFRDLEMEAIVQDLTRNMGIGAQFGGKYFCHDVRVIRLPRHGASLPIGIGVSCSADRQAKGKITKEGIFLEELETNPAKYLPEVTDDHLEGEVVQVDLNQPMEKILEILDKCPVKTRLSLTGPIIVARDAAHRKLRERLDSGQPLPDYFKNHPIYYAGPAKTPDGYASGSFGPTTAGRMDGFVDEFQAAGGSMVMLAKGNRSPQVRDACKKHGGFYLGSIGGPAARLAQDCIKSIELVEFEELGMEAIRKIEVENFPAFVVVDNKGNDFFKELKLG; encoded by the coding sequence ATGACTGCAAAACCGGAAGACGGATTGTTTCCGTTGGGCGAAGACGACACACCCTATCGCAAGCTGACGGGTGATTATGTTTCCACCACACAGTTCGACGGCCAGGAAATCCTGAAGGTCGATCCGGAAGGGCTGCGTCTGTTGTGCGAACAGGCATTTATGGACATTAACCATCTCCTTCGCCCGGGTCATTTGCAGCAGTTGCGCAACATCCTGGATGACGAGGATGCCTCCCCCAATGATCATTTCGTGGCGCTGGACCTGCTGAAAAACGCCAATATCGCCGCAGGCGGCGTGTTGCCCATGTGCCAGGATACCGGCACCGCGATCATCATGGGCAAGAAGGGCCGGAAGGTCTGGACCGACGGTACGGACCAGACGGCGCTGGGTCAGGGCGTGCTGGACGCCTATGAGAAGAAGAACCTGCGTTACAGCCAGGTCTCTCCGGTTTCCATGTTCGAGGAAACCAACACCCGCAACAACCTGCCGGCGCAGATCGACCTCTATGCCGAAGGCGAGGATGCCTATAAATTCCTCTTCGTCGCCAAGGGCGGCGGGTCGGCCAACAAGACCTATCTGCATCAGGCAACACCGTCGCTGCTGGAAAAAGAGCGTATGGTCCAGTTCCTGGATGAGAAAATCCGCACGCTGGGCACGGCGGCCTGCCCGCCCTACCATCTGGCAATTGTCATCGGCGGTACCAGCGCGGAATTGAACCTGAAAACGGTGAAACTGGCGAGCTGCCGCTATCTGGACAATCTGCCGACAGAAGGTGGTGACAAGGGCCAGGCCTTCCGTGACCTGGAAATGGAAGCCATCGTTCAGGACCTGACCCGCAATATGGGCATCGGTGCGCAATTCGGCGGCAAATATTTCTGCCATGATGTGCGTGTGATCCGCCTGCCGCGCCACGGCGCGAGCCTGCCCATCGGCATTGGCGTTTCCTGTTCCGCCGACCGTCAGGCCAAGGGCAAGATCACCAAGGAAGGCATCTTCCTGGAGGAGTTGGAAACCAATCCGGCCAAATATCTGCCGGAAGTCACCGATGATCATCTGGAAGGCGAAGTGGTTCAGGTCGACCTGAACCAGCCGATGGAAAAGATCTTGGAAATCCTGGATAAATGTCCGGTGAAAACTCGCCTCAGCCTGACCGGCCCGATCATTGTTGCCCGCGATGCCGCGCACCGAAAACTGCGCGAGCGCCTGGACAGCGGCCAACCGCTGCCGGACTATTTCAAGAACCACCCGATCTATTATGCGGGCCCGGCCAAGACCCCGGACGGCTATGCCTCCGGTTCCTTCGGCCCGACGACCGCCGGTCGTATGGATGGTTTCGTCGATGAATTCCAGGCCGCAGGCGGTTCCATGGTCATGCTGGCGAAAGGCAACCGCAGCCCGCAGGTCCGCGACGCCTGTAAGAAACATGGAGGTTTCTATCTGGGCTCCATCGGTGGTCCGGCCGCGCGTCTGGCACAGGACTGCATCAAATCCATCGAACTGGTCGAATTCGAAGAACTGGGCATGGAAGCCATCCGCAAGATCGAAGTGGAAAACTTCCCGGCCTTTGTCGTTGTCGACAACAAGGGTAACGACTTCTTCAAGGAATTGAAGCTGGGCTAA
- a CDS encoding SspB family protein: protein MTEDLLGYNEMVETAMRSVVRQALEKAGEDGLPGDHHFYITFRTDHPDVVVPNRLRERYPEEMTIVLQHQFWGLNADAEGFQVDLSFNQKLEHLRIPFDALITFADPSVNFGLQFHVDPNDESFGADQMEAAPDPGQDDASQDAEIIADGDDEPKGDGDNVVALDTFRKK, encoded by the coding sequence ATGACCGAAGATCTGCTTGGCTATAACGAAATGGTAGAAACCGCGATGCGCTCTGTGGTGCGTCAGGCCCTTGAGAAAGCTGGGGAAGACGGACTGCCTGGTGACCATCATTTCTACATCACTTTTCGCACCGACCATCCCGATGTCGTTGTGCCGAACCGCCTGCGGGAACGCTATCCTGAAGAAATGACCATCGTGCTTCAGCACCAGTTCTGGGGCTTGAATGCCGACGCGGAAGGTTTTCAGGTGGACCTCAGCTTTAACCAGAAGCTGGAACATCTGCGTATTCCTTTTGACGCGCTGATCACCTTTGCCGATCCCTCAGTCAATTTCGGTCTGCAGTTCCACGTTGATCCCAATGATGAGAGCTTTGGGGCCGATCAGATGGAAGCAGCCCCCGATCCGGGTCAGGACGACGCCTCCCAGGACGCTGAGATCATTGCCGATGGCGATGACGAGCCGAAAGGCGACGGCGACAACGTCGTGGCTCTGGATACCTTCCGTAAAAAATAA